The region CGGCGCCTGGTCAGCCGGCGTGTCGGTGGCCTTCCACCCGATGGCCACCGCCGGGCTGCCGCGCATCGGCCCCGGCGCGGACCTGCCGGTCGACGTCAGCTTCGTGGCCCACAACCGGATCGACAACTGGCTGGAGGACGTGCCCGAGGCGGAGCACCAGTTCGTGCTCGGGCTCGATCCGGGAGCCGAGCCGATCCGCGAGGTGCCCGCCGGCTACCGGGACTACCTGGTCGAGGTGCGCGAACACGGTGACAGCGCGCCGTCGTACGCCTCGGTCCGGCCCACCGACGCCGCCACGGTCGACGGCACCAGCTACCGGGAGTGGGCGACGGTGGCCCAGGGCATCGCCGAGTCCCGCGACCTGCGGCCCGGTGACCGGGTGCTGGTCGACACGGCCGGGCAGGAACAGCCGGTGGTCTGGCTGCTGGCCCCACTGTTCGCCGGTGCGTCGGTGATCCTCTGCCACAACCTCGCACCCGGCACCGCCGAGTCCCGCGCCCGCACCGAAGGCGCCACCCGCGTCTTCTGAACGCCCCGCCCACTATCTGCCCTACGCCCGCCGGTTCTTCACCACCGCAGCCAGGCGCGGCGACGCCGTCATCTGCTGGATCGACTGAGCCGGGCGGGCCCGTCCCATCCGTGCCGGACCCGGTCTGTTCGTTCCACACATTGATGGCAGTCGTTCATTTGCGTACCGTTCCCCAGAAACAGCGTATCGTTAC is a window of Micromonospora sp. NBC_01699 DNA encoding:
- a CDS encoding TIGR03089 family protein codes for the protein MDLAAARRTEEVPALLSAAAAVDTTGPLLTYCDDATGERTELSVAALGRWVARTANLLVDGCRLHPGDRAAVLLPPHWQTAAVLLGAWSAGVSVAFHPMATAGLPRIGPGADLPVDVSFVAHNRIDNWLEDVPEAEHQFVLGLDPGAEPIREVPAGYRDYLVEVREHGDSAPSYASVRPTDAATVDGTSYREWATVAQGIAESRDLRPGDRVLVDTAGQEQPVVWLLAPLFAGASVILCHNLAPGTAESRARTEGATRVF